The Carassius gibelio isolate Cgi1373 ecotype wild population from Czech Republic chromosome A1, carGib1.2-hapl.c, whole genome shotgun sequence region AGCACATTCCAGGAGGAGAGGCATCGACTCAGCCGCCGCCACACGCACACGTGAAAAACATGTTAAGGATCCTAGCAAAGTCTCAGGTGCGCGAAAAACCTTTTCTGATTAAGACTTTAAAAACTGAAACGGTTACAGTCTGAAAGCATGTCATGCATCTAGGTCATTTTTACTGATctactattttttatatttttaactagTTCTTATTTTACTTTTTCCTTTATATAGATTAAgtattacaaacattttaaagcatttaaattactttgtgtttgtcactttaattagttttaatatagttccTAGTACCTATGTAgttcttacattttatttcagtacgTCAAGGTACACTAGAAGAAAAGAGAACCCTGTCCTGCACTCTGGTACCAGCATTAGTTATAGAACTAACACTTTGTCCATTACACAGCAAGATCATACGGAACAGAAGTGATAAGTGATTATGGTCTCATGAAGGATATCATCATGGAAGTAGAACTTCAGCAGAGGAACCATGAGCTTGACCACTTGCTCCGTGTACTCAACAAAACCTTCCTTCAGCTCTTTAGCATAGCACACCTGAGGAACcgcaacaaacaaaacatttcatcatcatacatttctgattaatttattttaaatgcattgttttcCCATCTAAATTTAATAAGGAAATGTGATGGTTCTGGAATTTTCCAAGCtctttgggggaaaaaaagggCTCTTTGGGGTGGACTGCCATCTCACCAGCATCTGGCACGCTGTGGCTTTCTCCTCCAGTCCTGCGGTCTTGATGCCAAAACTCTGTTGGTCTCCAAGATTCACAAACTCCCAACCATCATCTTCGGACATGTTCTCCATGTCCTGAGCTGTAGGAGTCAGACCAAAAAGTGTTACACAAACTCACTCAAATGAGTGCAGAAGAGCCAAATGCTACCAAGCGAACACTATTACAATAACATTAAGTGCAAATCTagaaaaaactaacaaaagttacaaaatataGAAATAGCCCACTGATTTAATTACTACAACTACATTTTTATTgtctattataataattataacaggCTATTATAGTCTAACATATGACTTCTAAAATTGTCTTTTAAGTGTAAAGTCCCCCTGTAGCAAATCCAtgagtttttgtaagaaaaatatccagatttcaaacgtaatacactctcacttctgctgactgttgggtAGCGGAAGATGAAGACGTATGCATCATGCGCATGtctctgggaaatgtaggagcaaaggaaaTCGAAAATGCtcagacatttttctttacaaatcctcgttttgtgcttctaattcgtgACCAGCAGTTCTGTTCTCTCTCCGCACTCGTCACAAACCATACAGCGCTGAAGCTggttcccaacagtcagcagaagtgagaaaataaataaactaaaatcatataatgtttgaaatatggatatttatcttacaaaaatttATGGATTCTCTAAAGGGGCCCTTTATTCACTCCCCGGAGCAGTGTGAGGGAAGTTTTATTACAGAtaactttatttcacatcttctgaacgattaacaaacacccacttacccccattgaaagtcTTAGAACTAACCCCTTTAAAGTAGTTGTAAATTTaaaccaatatttctatttaaacaacaaaaaccaTGGAAGACAgaataaaacacaatatttctCTTATGTACAAATACATGCATTTAATGCACCGGAAGACTGCTGCCTAAAACGCAGCTTGTGTAGAAAGATCTCTCACTATCAAGAAGGGCCACTTCAGGTTTAATGGaggcagtcttcatcagagggCCCATCACCACAGGCAGGTACTGCTGAAACTCCTTCCCCAGGATCTTACACATGCGCGCCCAGGCAGAGATCATGTAGGAGATCTGAAGGCACAAGACAGTGGCTCAAACACACAATAAGAGAAAGGCAACTTTTGAACTCGGGCGCTATGATATGCTCAGCTGGTGTTTGCTGACCTGTGGATCATCGTCCTCCAGGTCATTGAAATCAGTCTGTGTCTTCAGAAGAAGCTGCATCACAGCTGAAGCATCCGGCATGAACTACAAGAGAAATCATGTAAAAGGGTTAGATGGAAACAAATCAGGTTTTTACTAGTGCAGTCAATTGAGTCCCCTTCCTGCTGGCTGCTCCAGAAGTTTTGGAAACCACTGCATTTCAGAGACATGTTCTTAAAGGTAACTCATTTAACAAATACTTGCATGCATTCAcatttttaaagcagctttaaatCACCTTTTTGATAACTTCATGACTTAACTGACGACAGAACTAGTTTCTTTCGCTCTTTGATATGAAATGATACAGGCTACAGCACGTGTCGCCGCATCTGAAGAGCATGTACTACGAGCACAGTTCAACAGCTGACAAGTTCACTATTGTTCTGCAGAAGCGCCCTCGTGTACCATTTCTGTACTCATTTGACTCACGCCTGACTCTGAGGGGAAGTTGAGGTGCGTGTCGGAGAAGTTCCACATTTATTGTGATCATAAAAGACGTTCTGCATCTAAAacaattcttgtaaaaaataaaataaaaaaaaacagcagctgtgTGTCCAGGGTGGCCAACACTAGCTCCACCCCTGCGTCAAGGGTTATATTtgtaatgtgcattaaaaaaataaaaaaaagatttgcctGTGTTAGCATGCCAATTTTGGCAGAACTAGTTTCTACAAAAACAAACTTCTTGTTCAAAAGCGACCACACTGGTGACTTTCCATTCAAAAGAATGTAGTTAGCATAAGCACAGGACTAAATGGGAAGCATTCACTTACCCTTactagtgtaattatacatttaaatacggagtaatattaattaacgtACTTACTAGAGGATTGGaatttggtttagggttagttgcatgtaattatgcagcaTTTTCTATTATTACCAagttcactgtaaaataaataaattttactcaatttatccttttaaataaaaataagtggttAAGCAGAACAATTTTATTTGGTAGAATAGtaaaattaatttctttacaGTCCTCTAGATGGCGGTGTTGAGTACTTTTtctggtgagttttttttttttttttcaaataatcgAGTTTGCCAGGTGCATACAATGTTTTTGACAGGCTTTCACAAATGTTGGTCAGTTTGTCTGCTTGACAATCTTATTTTGCACTGCAGTAATAAAACTGAAGGGAGAACAAATGGAGAAATCTTTCCAAGTTAAAACAGATGTTGCCAGTTGGAAAAAAGTTGCCCTTTGGGGATAATTTGGAGTTGGAAAAAGGTAATAACTTGCAATACGTCACAgaatattgcaatatttaaaattacaataatattgtttTGTGACTAGTATCTTGATAATGTGATACTGTATCGTGTGGTCTCTGGTGATTCCCACCCCTAATAAATAATCGCTAAATCCAATTATTGGTCAAtttctaaaaacaaatatatacatagtcacacatacttttttttacttaaaaaactccttaatttacaagaaaattaaattaaagaacattaaaaactgactaaaataaaaaattgaaaaagcGCACCTTGTCTTTGCCCACAGCCAGGCCGATCAGGCTGATGCACTCAATGGTCTTTCCTCGCAGCAGGCGAAGCTCCTTCTGAACAGCGTTCTCTACAATGTGTTTGAGGGAGGGCATGAACAGATCGTAATAGGGCACAAACTTCTCCTCTGCAGTGTCAGCCACCGAGGCGATGGACGTCACGACCTGCTCGAGCACCAGTTTGGTGCCTTTCTGGATCAGCTGAAGAATAAAACCCAACATTAAACTATTAACTCGCCACCATAAACCACACCCAGAACAAACCAAGTGTCAAACACTGCATGCAGAGAAGTCTTCACACTTTCAGATCAACCACACAATTCCACAACACCTCCTAACATCTGAATTAAGGGTCAGTTAAATTTCAATTCAGCAATcttaaatgaaactgcattcaTTCCTGAATTGAAGTTGAACGGACTCGAATACAGATCAAACTAAAATCTCACCGCGTTAGTTTTGTGCACCTAACAGAAGAGAAAACACATGAAGAAACTGCGGTTCCCACAAAACAAACACTTTGCAAACACTCCCTTTAACCAATCCAACAAATCAAATGAAAGCGACAGGAGGGAGCACACACCTCCTGGAGTTTGGCGACCATGATGACATGCAGGTGCTGGACAAGACTGTCCAAATAGGGGATGAGCAGGGTTTTGGGACAGTcctcagtgaagttaatgagggCGGCTGCTGCGTGGGCCTGGACGCGAGGGTTTGTCTGATCCTCCATGGTCTGCAAGAGCGCAGAGATCacctacagaagaaaaaaaacgaatGACTGGCGagatacaaaaagaaaaatccaaaagCTTTAAAAGGATAGTTTCCACAAACACTTAAAAATGATCAGGCTCTTTAAACTTCAAGATAGACTGGCTTCCTTGTCTATGACTGGCTCATTCAGATATTTGAAGACCTTTCCATGCCACACACTCAATCCGACCCTGTTATTCTCTTTCAGTTcctcgattattattattattattagcagtatAGTCATAAGTAAATAGATATAGCCAGCGGTGTACATAAGTGGTCCGCAGGCGTgcccaaaataagaaaaatgcgtTATATAAATGTTCTGACAGCGCATTTGCGTAACGAAATGGTTGACAGCTTAATACACAAtcaccattttagatcacaaactgtacttataagttttattttcaacctgaaagcataaatTTAGGCTATGCATTAAAAAGAAGGGTttgttttcaaagcacaatgcaaaactgtgacattcatccactgacgctctttaatcagcagcgGAGATAAATCCAGAAGCGTGTATACTTACTTTCCggcaacctgccaaaataaaagcctgctgattttaagtttgaatacgatgaaaacgcttttatttatttttttagactcttttatccaaagcgacttaaaattggggaatacataaagcgattcttcttaaagaggcaaacaaagatAATAGTAAAttagcattatatttttttttaagtttactataaaataaatgtatttgtatttaatactaggactAGTTATATTTAAAGGGTCacgctatatgcagtgtgaggaccaaaccaaatctccaggttctcttatgagagccaggctgaaaaaattatgtgcaccTCTAAATATAGCACTGAAACGGTCACATTTGACCCATAACGCAATACACAAGATATTAGATTTACacttattcattcatttagcagacgcttttatccaaagtgacttacagatgataGACTTGTGAAAAACTCTTCCTTTCTTCTGTTAAAATGATCCAACTACTTTAGAAGACTTCTGAAGTGCACTGCTATGGATTTTATGAACAATGGTAAATAACTGCATTTGTAGAAAGATAAAGGAATACCAAGTAATACCTTGTCGTGGAATTTTTTCTGGAAGGTAGGGGCGAAGTCTGTGGCCATCTGTCCAATAGCATTACAGGCGGCGTAACGAACCCGGGGGTGCTGAAGGGGTTTAGCATGAGGCTCAGTTTAGAGTCTATACTATAATCAAAACACATAAAGTTGAAGTGCTGTTATTTATGGGCTCTCTTACCGGATCCTGACAGAAGAGCAAAACGAAGCTGACGATCTCATTCAGAATGGCCTCCATCTGTTGATGACAGCCCTCGCCAATAGCAGAGAGCGCCATCAGACCAGCGTGCCTATACTTCCAATCAGCTGCGAAGAAAagagaaatacatttaaacaattttttttttttataaaacgaAAAAAATCACGAAAACAAATCCTGCTGCATCTACTCACGGTTCTGCAACATCTGCATGATGTGCTGCTTGATCATGGGAAGGACAATCTTTCCTCCGAGACCACATGCAATCCTATCCAGAGCGCTTTCACCAGCAACAGCATTACTGAACAGAAGCAGAGGCCAGAACGAGTCGGATCACACTTTTAAATGATCGATTATCAGAAACCGTGAAGCATTACTGACAGGCATTTCAAAGCAATAATGCCACACTCCATTACAGCAGGTTTTTATAATCTAAACAAGTCTACACAAGTtgaattgtatgaaaatacaacttccatcacgttttattttaagatacatttggatactattatagtttataAGTAGGGCTGTGTGATATTGAAGAAAAATGCGATACCTtgttaaataatgcaatattcGGGTTCACGAGAACAAGACTTAGacttttattaaaagaaatcctcaatgatgTAATGTATAGGGAGAATGTGTAAttgaactgaaaaacaaaatgctaaaaatataggtgcattttgaaataaacttgtactataaacattttaattttatgcatTAATAAACATGTAAACGCTGCACAAATTATAAAtgttgtaaacaaaaataaaacacaaatatccCTTTGAAGAGGAAGTAAATCAGTCAGTTTTAAGGTTTTacttttccattaaaaaaaaaaaaaacgaaaacaagacttcatatcTTATTTTGAACCTCACGTACATCTTTATAGGAAGTTTAGATAATTGTATTAGAAaccaagacaaaaataaaatgcggGATATTCATTTTTGCAGTTCATGCAACATTTAACATCATGACTTTCAAAATCTAAGACTTAGCTCAGATTTAATTTGAGGAAGAGCAAATTAAGACTTAAAGACCCTCggaacattttttacttttagagATGGGAAATTACCAGCATGTCAGTTAACCAgccctgaagaaaaaaaactgaatggtCAATTTTGTATGAGCACACATTGACTGCTCCTCCCCTGAAAATGACTGATTATACCTCTTATGCAAATATTAAACTCACCTATCAAAATCATCATCTTCTAGTTCATCAGCCATGGCCcactcctcatcctcctccagaTCCACCATCATGCTCAACATCTGAGGTACTGAACACATTTACATGCCAAATTATTAAACCTCACAGCAGCTGGCCATTTGGCATTCAATGGTTAAGCACTACACAACTGCAAGTAATTAGCATCGCTATCAACCCGACTTCATTTTCATTGCTGTTGAAAGTCATTTTTTACTTGACGAAACACTgaagcaaaacaaaaatgcatcaaGTTGTAAAGTTCAACATGCTTTAAGAAAGACACATTTCACTTTCATTAGCTTTGCCTCTGGTAATTAGCTTTGTAACATATGAAGCGTACCACTCTGAGCAACAATGTTGGTGTGTTTTCTCAGCATGGCAGCAGCAGTTTCAGACAGTGTGACGATGACTTCCAGAGCCAGCTGCCGTTGCATGTTCGTAAGATTGGTGTCTGCGCACAActgaagaggaaaaaaacaatgtaaatggaGCATAATGATCATGATTCTGCATTTGACAATTGATGAAATATCACATGGTTTAAATGAGTCTGTGTATCATTTACACTAAAGCAGGACATGGTTTTAGTCTTAAGATCATTATGACATGCCCATAACATGTTTCTGCGACCGGGCTGTGGAAGGTGCACAGGAATGGCAACTTCCAAGCATTGAATTGCAGAAATCAATTTGTGCCTGTCAGATAAAACCTCAAGAATCAGCACAGACAAGCTGCCTCAAGGAACCACCAGGCACataattgcacttttttttcttcatatctatttttttcatatattggaaaaaattatatgaaattaaacAAACCCAGCCGAAGCATGCACATTGAATGCCCCTCTTTcttcacataataaaatattccCCACTACTGCTCGAGAAAGCGTAACCGTTTTATATGTTGGCTCACCTTCAGGCTCAGTTGGAGAGTGGCTTCCAGGTTTGGTCTCAAGTATTTGGGGGCCGTGTCTGCAATCTCCACCAATGACTTCAGCACCGAGTCATCACCACGGTAACAGGACTCATTTACCGCCTGATTGGAGACAGAGTTAATATGCATGCCATCCTCTGCCCCTATGGTTCTTCAGTGTGAACTTGGTGAAAAGGCACATTTCAAAGCACCACCACAGAGGGGGGACTAGTGAGCACACTTTAATCATAAAACATCAAGTGACTGAATGGCAGATGTGCAGGTTACGGAGTAAAGGTGTGGTTGGGCGTTCTTCACCTGTAGGATGCCAGGAAGAAGATCTGAGAAGTGTTTCAGCAAGGCTGTGTTGCCCTCATTGGACAGGATAAAGGATGAAGCTGCACGTGCAGCCAGGGTTCgaatctgggaaaaaaaaaaaaaagcaatttagtTACAAAAAATTGATAGGTGCAATATTTAACTGCAAGTTTAAATGTACACTAAGcaatacttgaaaaatgcttttgATCACTGTGTCGGGCCGAGTCCCAAAACACACGCTGACAATCAGCATTAAGGGCTGTGTCTAGTAAtgaaagagaggaggagagtgCACAGGACCGATATTAGCAGATCGACTATAGATAGTGagagattaataaaaatatacaaattgaaaGAGGAAATTGTTGGaggaacaaaacattaaaaagaaggtTTATGATCAGGCAAGAGGAAAGACCCGCGTAAATAACAGTACAGCTTTCCAGCGGTGGAGAGAAATAAGTGTACGTGTGGGGCGGAGTTATCAAAATATAGGCGTACACCTGCTGGGGTGTGGGCGTGTCTGTTTTGGTGATTTTAAATGTCAACATCATTTGACAATTCACTTAGTGCACCTTTTACATACTCAAGACATGTTTTAGTCaacatatacatatgtattgaGATAGATATCAAAAACTCAAAGCAGCTTGTTGTAATCCCTACCAGATGTTTTTGAAGTCCTTACACAACCACCCCCTTAAGACCTCAGTTTTTTCTTCTGATGGTCAAAATAAATAAGGAATGTTGGTAGCCAAACTGCAGCCATTAACTTCCTtgttacacccccccccccatactatggaagtcaatggctactgtcaactgtttggttacaaacattcttcaaaatctctccTCACTGGAGGGTGattatttttgggtgtactacACCTTTAAGACACTGACCTGTGGGTTTTCCTGATCCTGCATACACTGAACCAGCATACGCTTGATCACTTCCAGATAATGCTGCTGCTGATTGCCAAAGATACCTGGGAAGTTCCTGTGATGAAACAGGTCAGAAACAGAATTCAGAATGTACTTTTACAACAAACTTGTCCTGAATCAGTTTTTAGGAAGCAACTGAAATTGCAGTTGCTTAAATGTAAAGTTCACGGACCAGAAAATGTGCAGTGCCGATTCTCGGAGGTTGACGTCCTGAGAGTTGACCGAATCAAACAGGAACTTGAGGATCTCTGGCCACTGATTATTTCCGTCATCATCTTGGAACAAAAACACAAGGCATTAGTTCACATCGACTCTGAACACAGTGTCTGAACCGAAATGTGTTAACCAAGAGTTGACTGACCGATAAGATTGCGAGTGAGCTCTGCAGCAATATCGCAGACCTTCTTGCGGATGTTGGCGGAGCCTTCAGACTGGATTCCAGCGAGCAGCTCTGTCTTGATGGCCGTCTGCAAGTCGATGGTCAGGCTGGGATAGACCTCCTCAAAAGATGAGGAGAGCAGGCGCCGCAACAGCACAGCTGCCATCTGCTTAACCTGTGGAGAAACATTTAAGAGTTGGACACCATTTTTCCAAATATGTGCTTTGTATATAAAGCCAATTTGAAATGTGGGACTTAAAGTTTAAGGAAAACAAGTAGATGAACCGCTAAAGGGAAGTTTACAACTACAGGGCTGACTAATGACTGCAGTTCCTGTCCAGGTGGAGACTGTCAACAATAAGCCTCTAGAGAGCATCTTGGGAGAtattttacaacaacaacaacaaaaattccaTTATGCCATCCTATAAATTATGATCTAGTAATTTATCACATTTCACAACGGGAGGTTCATTGGGGGTTTCCCGCTTTTACTCACTTCATTTTTAAATAGCTTGTAAGATACACAAAGTTTAAATGCGTAAAACAAAAATTTGCATACACGGTGGaactaaagaaatatatatttaaaaaaaaaaaaacttacgaTCATCTTTGATACAGCAAAACACTTCTAAAAATCCAAAATTTTCTCAAACAGGCCAGTTGCATTTCAAAACTAAATTTTACCAGCATCAAGACAAGTGGATTATATTGCCATTCCAACCAGATTTCAGCATAGCGGAAAACATGAACAGAATCGcataatccagtcataaaaacagaactgACAGTTTAACGCGAAATGTCACGGAATAACATTTGAGTAAAGGTAGATCATaacacttaaatcaaatcacgatatggactagtatctgtaaatattaagccgcaaaaatttaaatgaatccGGCATGTTCTGTAGGTCTcggttaatgaatggcgcagatgcgtggtttcatttactacacactgAAGGATTTCATCGTCtgtcgtctcactaaatgaggacttaAGAACTGCTcggagagtcacttcatgagcatttaacCATTTGATTCGAGTAAAATCagcatatcacatacacagaactgtaaatgtatTAAAGGCAACCCGTCAAAAGTCTGGTTTGATTTGAAGACATCGTGCCCATTTCAGTAGAATGTACACAGCCTACTactgaaatgaaacaaacattaggcctatttctacagaaaaatcacaaaattttctccatgttttaattttaataggaaATCCCCTTTGATTgccaaaaaattaagtttgctcaattaaaacaaatgaaattaaGGGGGTCCTATTaggctcttttacaaagtcttgattttgttttgggggtgtgctagaacatgctctcatactagattgttaaaacatttttcacattacAACACCTCgctctccccagtctggcatgaactgCTGGAATAGATCCTGCATCAAATGAGGGCCCGCTTTCTGAAATATgaagtgtgctgtgattggttagctgggccagtgtgtgttgtgattggcagcacTCAACACCTGGTCGAAAATGTCATGTCCTTTGCTATAGCTGCCTGCAAGTTTCAGtgtaaattacatcaaaataaaatttttgtgtaattaaaattTGTAACCAAGTTAGTCTGCCTTGGGAAACTTGTGACTAGAGTGTCTCAGAGAAAGCAACGAGTGTTATCGCAGTGTCTAATGCAACTTAACCAGATCTCGTCCCACTTATCAAGTTTGAGAAATCACAAATCCTGGAAAACGTGCAAAATGGTCCAAACAAGttgtttgttgtagttttttgaAAAGGtgattattgttaaataaaatatctccttttgaattggactttgagctctgtaactttgcagatcttatgctcaaacattacaaactaactaaagtacgaaaatgtatactttatgattttaattaattagatatGCTTGATGAATAACACAAACTTAAAAATTagttgagaaattcaaatggaaaaaaaacagaacccagaaaaaatgtaaacagaaaaaaaaaaaaaactgaattttgacaaaactgatttcatagggcccttcATATCCATGGTCTTGTCAGTCTCACCTCACTCTTCTGGTCCATCAGCTCGATTCACTCTCCTCGTGATAAAAGAAATCTGACTcctgctgctgaactgtgatgcGACTGATTTTAGGCACGCTGCATTAAGCATCCGCATtcagttttaaagtttttaattctAGTGTCTGTTCTCTAACCAaactaattacaaaaaaaaaagtaaaaagatggTGGGGGCAGTGGGCAAGCATTGTAACCACAGTCAACATcctataaaatatttacatgtttagaatacaaatactaaaaatgtagattcattttgatttaaaaaaaacaaatgctaaaCAAACATTTAACAAGACTTTTAGCAGAttcttttatctaaagcaaataacaaatgagaacaatggaaGCTAAATCAATAAGAgcaatatgcaagtgctataacatgtctgttagcttaatgcagtacacatagcaaggtttttttATCATAAGGAAAACGGAtaataggaaaagaaaagagcaagctagtgttagaggcctgttttttttgcttttattaattttataatacagaaaaacagatacaaaaatattagagaaCCTACTGTtagtttatgtttttaaagaaaattagcaGTAAGTAAATAGagggcaagtttatatatattcattttaattgcacttaaaaaaagaaattttacAGAACAGATGTACAAATAATATTGTGGCTGATCTAATTTCTTTAGTGGCACACTTCACTCAGAAACACGCTGTGAATATTTGATTAAATCCAAGCCTGTAATTTGTTTCAATGATTGAACGTGCAGCCCAACCACAAATCAACTACAAATTCTGGAACAATAGCTAACACAGCTATCTAAAAGAGGTTTACCGATGGTTAAGTGTGTTCTTGTAAGCCCAAAACTTCAACTATAACAAGCTTTGGACCAGTGCAGGGTAGTCTGAAAAAGTTGCTGGTCTCATCGAGCGATCGGTTGTTCCAGAAACCAAATTGaaccctaacataaacatatgtcCAGTCTGAACAACGCCAGTTTCCATTTAACCTTGCCCACTCTCGGTCAGCACAACATTGCTACTTAACTACTAATAACATCTTGAACACCACAAGACAAATGGCACACCATCAGACCCTGAGAGAGCAGAAATGAGGCATAATGGAGTGTGTAAACAAAGCCCTTTCTGCCATTCATACCGTTTTAAGACTATGCATCTCTAAATGGATGCCTGGAATAAATATTACAGTGCCGATGACAGTAAACAGACTCTCATACCTCCTCGGCAGCGGATGCATCGCGGATGGCCTGTAGTAAAAAGGTGATCTTCGTCTGACCTGGGATGGTGTCATACGCTTCCTACAAG contains the following coding sequences:
- the LOC128010394 gene encoding importin-5, with the translated sequence MAEQQQFYLLLSNLMSPDNTVRKQSEEAYDTIPGQTKITFLLQAIRDASAAEEVKQMAAVLLRRLLSSSFEEVYPSLTIDLQTAIKTELLAGIQSEGSANIRKKVCDIAAELTRNLIDDDGNNQWPEILKFLFDSVNSQDVNLRESALHIFWNFPGIFGNQQQHYLEVIKRMLVQCMQDQENPQIRTLAARAASSFILSNEGNTALLKHFSDLLPGILQAVNESCYRGDDSVLKSLVEIADTAPKYLRPNLEATLQLSLKLCADTNLTNMQRQLALEVIVTLSETAAAMLRKHTNIVAQSVPQMLSMMVDLEEDEEWAMADELEDDDFDSNAVAGESALDRIACGLGGKIVLPMIKQHIMQMLQNPDWKYRHAGLMALSAIGEGCHQQMEAILNEIVSFVLLFCQDPHPRVRYAACNAIGQMATDFAPTFQKKFHDKVISALLQTMEDQTNPRVQAHAAAALINFTEDCPKTLLIPYLDSLVQHLHVIMVAKLQELIQKGTKLVLEQVVTSIASVADTAEEKFVPYYDLFMPSLKHIVENAVQKELRLLRGKTIECISLIGLAVGKDKFMPDASAVMQLLLKTQTDFNDLEDDDPQISYMISAWARMCKILGKEFQQYLPVVMGPLMKTASIKPEVALLDTQDMENMSEDDGWEFVNLGDQQSFGIKTAGLEEKATACQMLVCYAKELKEGFVEYTEQVVKLMVPLLKFYFHDGVRVAAAESMPLLLECARVRGPEYLTQMWHFMCDALIKSIGTEPDSDVLSEIMHSFAKCIELMGDGCLNNEHFEELGGILKAKLEEHFKNQEVRQAKRQDEDYDEQVEETLQDEDDNDVYILTKVSDILHSIFSSYREKVLPWFEQLLQLFVNLICPHRPWADRQWGLCIFDDVIEHCSPSSFKYAEYFLRPMMQSLCDTSPEVRQAAAYGIGVMAQFGGENYRPAFTEAVPLLVGVIQSPDARAKENVNATENCISAVAKVMKYRPECVNVNEILPHWLSWLPLNEDKEEAVHTFNYLCDLIESNNPIVLGPDNTNLPKIFIIIADGVANESIKGEDGCSKRMANVIRQVQVSGGLWTQCVSALNETQQKAIQDLLNTA